TTCTTTATACAAATAGTAGACAACTAGGTTGTACTCTTATTTTTGTAGCTAATAAGGTTTACACAGCTTATCCAACAGCAGTTTCTTGTAGGATGTAATTAAAGTTCTTAAAATGCAAGAAGCCAGAGAAAGGAGAGACTTGCGGAGATCAACAGGTCCAGAAAACAACGGAACACAACAAACATTTGGAAATGCAAGAAGCAAAAAGGAAAGATTGCGAAGATCAGACACCAAGGCATGAATTTGGTCTGTTAAGTAAGAAAGAAATGCAATACCTTCATTGATGCTTAGTATCACATCTAATATTGGAAAAATTAGTTTTTCAAACTTCTTTCTGGTAATGGAATTTTTTCAAAAGCGCATTTGTAGACCACTAACAGTCTTGAGAAACTTTGTTGATGCATGAACTTTGTCTATGAAGGCTGGGATGAAGGGAGGCTAAGTTCAGTGGCTAACTAATAACTATTGCTCGATTACCAGTAGGTGATAATCATCCATGGAAATAGTTTTTGCAGGAAATGGATCAGCAAATTGTTCCCTTAAAAATATGGATGATAACCTCAATAAAGCAGAAAAtgaatcaattttaaaaaaaaatttttaaaaaatctgtTTTCCTTAATCAAAGCATCTGCATCCAACATCCATACCTGaagtgttgagcatatataatatataaacatagtCCTCGTGCTGCTTGGAATAATCggcactatataatatataaacataaatgtacaatccaactattaaggcttttagttgagatgatgcacatgcttcaattgtgTAAACTAAAAACAGATGTAAACAAGGTAATAATTATCCTGGATTATCAACCCCGCCCCAAAACTAAGCTCAGATTCTCATATGCGCAAGCATGTATTCTTAAACCTTTGTATCTAGCTACACGGATATACGCATTCGCATATAAATTAGTGTGTGCACATAAATACATATTCctatattattatgaataaatTAGTACTCACGGAGCTAATGTAGTCGAGAAGAGCGGCATTCGCTTCGCCATCTTTTGCAGGCGCATCAATTTGGACTCCAACAGCTTCGTCGCTCAAATCTGCATACACACATGGAAAATTCACATGAAAATCCATTACTATTGCAAATAATTTATGATTAGGGAGCGAGAGCGAGAGCGAGTGTTGGGAAAAGGGACCAGTGATGGTGGCGAATTTGGAGCCGGGCTTGGCGTGGATGGTTATTGCGACGGAGGACGGAGCGACGACGCGGAGGCAAGCAGGGTACTTGGAGGTCGGAGATTGGGTAGACTGAGTTGACTCGGTGGCTGAGTTGCCTTTGTTTTTGCCTTTCTTCGATGGAGCCATCTTTCCGTTGATCTTAAGCTGGATTTGTATTTGTGAGTTTTCAGAGCCGAAACTACCGGCGTCGAGTTTCAGTCGCGGCTGTCGTTTTGCTGTTTAGTAGCCCAAACCTGATTCTTAGAATTTTACcagagttaatacctaatttaattctaaattataatgatttttctttgatttaattctaaatgactttttgtactttaattaagttctcaattttaataattttacctaattaagtcattgtttatcaaaattaatgactaaatcaataaaaattattatactcagaattaaatttggtattaactcaattttatGGTGATTTATTCTACACTTTTAGAAATTCACTTCATTGTTTTTTGTGAACTTACTGATTTAGGTTGCATAAATTTTTTAGGTATATG
This portion of the Ipomoea triloba cultivar NCNSP0323 chromosome 5, ASM357664v1 genome encodes:
- the LOC116019213 gene encoding UPF0235 protein C15orf40 homolog, giving the protein MAPSKKGKNKGNSATESTQSTQSPTSKYPACLRVVAPSSVAITIHAKPGSKFATITDLSDEAVGVQIDAPAKDGEANAALLDYISSVIGVKRRQVSIGSGSKSRDKVVIVEEVNVQTVFDALDKASKSH